The genome window CGTGGACGACGGCTCGGCGGAGTATGTGGTGGAACGGTTGCTATATTTAGACCTGATGGACCCAGGCAAGGAGATAACCTTTTATATCAACAGTCCAGGTGGATACGTAACCTCTGGTATGGCCATCTACGACACCATGCGCGGGCTACGCTCCCCCGTTTCTACGGTCTGCATGGGGCTGGCCGCCTCGATGGGGTCTATTTTACTCTCTGCCGGAACCAAGGGTCGTCGCTTTATCTTACCACATGGCCGAGTGATGATTCATCAGCCAAGTGGAGGTGCACAAGGCGCAACTTCCGATATTACAATCCAGGCGCGCGAAATCATAAAAACCAAAAAATTGGGCGCACAAATTTTAGCGGATAACTGCCAACAGGATTTCGAGAAAGTAATGCAAGACTTTGATCGAGACTATTGGATGGATGCCCAAGAATCGGTTGCTTATGGCATTGTAGATGGTGTAACAGAAAGTTTCTAAACCCAGTTTGATAACAAAGCCATTCTCGGTATAGAGGTGGCTTTAGTTTATGAAGCGTCTTGCAACAAAAAAGCAAATGGTCCCAAGGCGAGAACGCTGTATGAAGGCAGGGTGGTAAAGAGAAGATGGCGATGGCGGAAAACGCTAAAGCGCCCTTAACACCAAATTTTCCTTTACGACCCTACCCACATACCCTATTTTACGGTATTCACCTTTTTGCTCCGAATGTTTATGGTACTTCGACCTTTTACTGAAGGGATCAAAAATGCTGCCCAGCGGCCTAAACTGATTTTGCTTTTGTGGCTAATGGGGCTGGTTATAGCGGCCTTTATGGCCATTCCGGCTACATTTGCTTTAGAAGCGTTTGCACACGTCTTGCCCGAAGGCAACCCAGATATTTGGAAGACCCCGGCACATCAGACGGCCTTTTGGGAGTTGCTCATTCGAGTACGCTCCGCATTTGGCACTACGCTCCTGAACCTATTG of Bacteroidetes Order II. bacterium contains these proteins:
- a CDS encoding ATP-dependent Clp protease proteolytic subunit; protein product: MEQVSLADEIGRKLLSERKVFLWGGVDDGSAEYVVERLLYLDLMDPGKEITFYINSPGGYVTSGMAIYDTMRGLRSPVSTVCMGLAASMGSILLSAGTKGRRFILPHGRVMIHQPSGGAQGATSDITIQAREIIKTKKLGAQILADNCQQDFEKVMQDFDRDYWMDAQESVAYGIVDGVTESF